A single window of Anopheles moucheti chromosome 2, idAnoMoucSN_F20_07, whole genome shotgun sequence DNA harbors:
- the LOC128297944 gene encoding uncharacterized protein LOC128297944 gives MNLMFRKNMREGGGRAGGGGSKSKTTGRHQRKTRDSYGGAGSDEYHYRTHIFFSPAHVKQDNEVSFGGQPGSGGFVSSRSEPISLATLDKDCFIIPVHSLDRFLPAGIPLPTPETADPSQVGPLSVLEVSDPKICILAHLMSPLEPIDPLLESPLAHPLMKQRAVASELLNEVQQGNNAVGGMLLANMERSSAEFPFIAYYVINTTQTDPAMFYTGVRGASLSKFEPKNTRYTAAHTLDLYSEVASICRPPLALAPNEVGSVKRGQTPSTGYIISVYKVYEGDDGERFERNWLYWTGARMIYRYLPKTAGLRRITLHKSVSSRGDKMYLLLCECADLLKDLSAAALLIPALRARLCGYTGLYRPIQTF, from the exons ATGAATTTGATGTTTCGGAAAAACATGCGCGAAGGTGGCGGACgtgccggtggtggcggtTCGAAAAGTAAGACGACCGGCCGGCATCAGCGGAAAACGCGCGACAGCTACGGTGGGGCTGGTTCGGACGAGTACCACTACCGGACGCACATTTTCTTCTCGCCGGCCCACGTCAAGCAGGACAATGAAG TAAGCTTTGGAGGACAACCGGGTAGCGGTGGCTTCGTTAGTTCCCGTAGTGAACCGATCTCGCTGGCTACGCTGGATAAGGACTGCTTTATCATTCCGGTTCACAGCCTGGACCGCTTCCTGCCGGCAGGAATTCCG cttccaACGCCGGAAACGGCCGACCCGTCGCAGGTTGGCCCGCTCAGTGTGCTCGAGGTGTCCGATCCGAAGATCTGCATCCTGGCCCACCTAATGAGCCCGCTGGAACCGATCGATCCGCTACTAGAATCCCCGCTAGCCCACCCGCTCATGAAGCAACGGGCCGTTGCGTCCGAGCTGCTGAACGAGGTCCAGCAGGGCAACAATGCCGTCGGCGGAATGCTTCTCGCTAACATGGAGCGAAGTTCCG CTGAGTTTCCCTTCATCGCCTACTATGTGATAAACACGACCCAAACCGATCCCGCCATGTTCTACACGGGTGTGCGCGGAGCCTCGCTGTCCAAGTTTGAGCCGAAAAATACACGCTACACCGCGGCCCACACGCTCGATCTGTACAGTGAGGTGGCATCCATCTGTCGGCCACCGTTGGCGCTAGCCCCGAACGAGGTAGGCAGCGTGAAAAGGGGCCAAACGCCATCCACCGGATACATCATTAGCGTCTACAAG GTGTACGAAGGTGATGATGGAGAACGATTCGAGCGGAACTGGCTGTACTGGACCGGTGCCAGGATGATTTACAG GTACCTTCCAAAAACGGCCGGACTGCGAAGAATAACGCTGCACAAAAGTGTATCCTCGCGGGGCGACAAGATGTATCTGCTCCTGTGTGAATGTGCCGACCTGCTCAAGGATCTGTCCGCGGCTGCCCTGCTAATACCGGCCCTAAGGGCGCGATTATGTGGCTACACCGGGCTGTACCGGCCAATACAAACGTTCTGA